GTTTATGGAGGCATCGTTCGAACACTCTCACAACCCGAACAAGAAATTTTATCATCTCAGGAGATTTTATCTGTAATCATACTTCCTATTAAAATAGGAGATAAATTGTGGGGATTCATTGGTTTTGATGATTGCACGAATGAGCGAGAGTGGAAAGACGCAGAAGAATCTATTCTCCTTGCAGCAGCTGCCAGCATTGGCGGATTGATGGGATTAATTGAAGTCGAAAATAGATTAATCAATACTAATCTATTTTTGAAGAGTATTCTAGAAAGCTCATCGTCGATTGCAATAATGACGTCAGATTTGGATGGAAGAATTGAGTATTGGAATTCCGGTGCTGAAAAAATTTTTGGTATTGCAGCATCCGAAGCTATAGGGAGGATTGGACGAGAATTATATTTGCCAAAAGATGAACCAAAACAACTTGAGAAATTACTTGAACTTAGAGAAATTCTTATCAACAAAAAACAAGCAGTCAATTCTGAATTCAGGTGCTTAAGAAAAGACAAATCAAAATTCTGGCTCAATACAACTATCTCCCCACTGCTTGATGACAGTAATAATGTTTCTGGCTTTTGTTCAATTGGAGAAGATATCGACGAACGTAAAACTGCGGAAATTTCCCTCAAACAGAGCGAAGAAATATTCCGAACAGTTTGGGAAAATTCAGCTGATGGAATGAGGTTACTAGATGGATCTGGAAGAATTGTCATGGTGAATGCAGCCTATTGTTATTTAGTGCAAGTTCCTGCGCAAAAACTGATTGGAAAATTTTTCAATTTTCCATACAAAGATTCGCAACCGGAACACATTGATGTTTTTCAAAATAGATTTATAACAGAAACTTTTTTGAGCAGACAATCTGTTTCGATTACTTTACATAATGGTCGGAAAGTCCCGGTTGAACTGACAAATTCATTTATTCGATTTGGGAAAGATAAAAAGTTTTTACTTAGCATCTTCCGTAACATGACTCCGCATAAAAAAGCTGAAACTGAAATTAAAAAATCTCGTGAGGAGCTTAGAAATCTTTCTGCCCACCTTCAAACAATCAGGGAAGAAGAAAGAGCATCAATCTCTAGAGAAATCCATGATGAATTGGGACAGTTTTTAACCGCCTTTAATTTAGATCTTTCGTGGATAGAAGGGATGGTTTCCAATAAACAAAGAAAATTAAAAGAACGAATTAAAGAAATGTCGAACTTAATAAACTCAACTATTGAAACTGTCCAAAGAATTTCCACAGACCTTCGCCCGGCATTACTTGATGATCTTGGATTAATTCCGGCTATCGAATGGCAAATTGATGAATTTCAAAAACGGACTGGAATCATTTGTAAAGTTAATATAGATTTATTTGAGAATGATTTTGGGCAGGAATACTCGACAACGGTTTTTAGGATATTGCAAGAAACATTAACTAATATTGCCAGACACTCACAAGCAAAAAATGTAAAAATCACAATAAGTAAAAAATATGGAAATTTATTTCTAAAAGTTGAAGATGATGGAAAAGGAATTCCCAAGGAAAGCATCATTGATCCAAAATCATTTGGATTAATTGGGATGCAGGAAAGAGCAAGTATATTTGAAGGGACTGTCAATATATCTTCTTCAAAAGGAAAAGGAACAACAGTGACATTAAAAATTCCATTAATAAATGCCGAGGAGGAAACCATTGATTAAAATTCTTGTTGCAGATGATCATGTTGTAGTTCGTGAAGGTTTGATAAGAATAATTGATCAGACTTCAGACCTGAAAGTTGTTGGTGAAGCGGAATCTTCAATTGAAGTACTTCAAAAAATCCGTTCGATAAAGGTTGATGTATTATTGCTCGACCTCGGGATGCCTGGCAGAGGTGGATTAGAAGTAATTAAACAAATTAAAATTGAGTACCCAGATTTACCAGTTCTTGTATTCAGTATGCATCCGGAAGACCAATATGAAGTCCGCGTTTTGAAAGCAGGTGCTTCGGGTTATTTAAACAAACGAACTCCACCCGATCAATTACTAAATGCAATTCGAAACGCACATTCAGGAAAAAAATTTTTAAGTCCTATCATGAATGAAAAATTGGCAACTAATCTTCGTGCCAAGCCGACTGAATTACCGCATGAACTCCTTAGTGATCGTGAATTTGAAGTCTTGTGTTTCCTCGCCGCAGGAAAACGGATAATAGACATTGCCCAACAATTGGGATTGAGTTCGAAGACAATTACAAGTCATCGTGAAAGAATTTTGAAAAAAATGAAATTGAAAACGAATGCCGACCTAACTCGATACTGCATAGAAAAAAAGATAAGCATTTATTCATAAATAATATGCCTCTATTGTAATTACTCCGTACTCCAGTTCTAAAGTGTTTTTAACTGACCTGCACAGCATATTTTCTTCAAAAAAAATCATTTTTTTCAATTATTCAAATTTTCTAGTGTCGGGAAAACCCTACAAAAAAATAAGCTTTCACCGACTTTTTTTTCATATCTGATTAATTAAATTCATAGCGTGATAGAGAGTCTATTTGGTTCACAAAAAAATTTGGAGAAAAAATGGAAAAAAGACAAGAACTAAAAGAACTCGCAATTTATACGGTGTTGTTAATTGTATTAATGATATTGCTAATCGTTATTCCTTAAAAGAGTTTTCACGGGCAAACCGTTTTAGTGAACATTAGGTGGATAATGATAGAGCATCCTACCTCAGCTCTCTACTCTCTTATTCATTTGAGCCCGAAGTGCCTGCTCGGGCTCAATGTTTTTTAAACCTTCAACCGTAAGCAAAAAATCGATGTGTTATCGCAAAGAAAAAATTTAACAAGACAAGCATATTTATAACATTCGATACAATTCCAACCCTTTGAACTAACTTGATTATTTTTTCACTCACATCGTTTGAATCTTCAGAATTCCGAGTTAGACTACTTTTCAATTCTTTAGTACGCTTCATGTATACAATCCCAACCAATAAAACGATCACCGCCATCACGATCTGCTTAGCAGCAAGCCAGTGGTTAGATGAGAAATCAAACAATGAGTAGTATGGCAAATAAACTGTCAACGTTATTCCCGTTAAAAGGATTCCGATTAATCCGACTTTTCCTGTGAGACTGCTAAGTTTTAAGTAACTAGAAATATATTCATTGCGGCACTTAGCTTCTTTTTGCAAATTAATGTTTTCAAGTTTCTTAAGAATACCTCTACGCATGAAGATCTCAACCGGGAAAAAGCCTAGCCATATTACTGCTGACAGAACATGTAATACCAAAAGTAATGCGTGAAAAAACATAATTTTATTCTCCGAAATTTTTGGTGAATATAATGGTTTAACTTTTAAAGTTTGAGTGAAACTTAATCCCCCATTTTTATGTTTGAGCATTTACAATTTAGAGGATGAAATGAAATCAACTTATTTTTTTACTATTGCACTTACATTTTTATTGATCAACCAAAGCATCTCACTCCCCCGATATGCGCTTAAAACTGGATTCCAGTGCATCGATTGCCATTCAAACCCGACCGGCGGAATTATTCGCAGCGAAGAAGGTTGGGGCTACGGAAAGAATCTCGCCATTTTTTCACCCCGCGAATTTGAGATGAGCCCCTATCTAAATGAAAATATTTCTTTCGGATTCGATTTAAGAACTCAATATCTATATTCGCAAGAATTGAAAAAATCTGATTTCCATAAAATGTCCGGGGCATTCTACACGAACGTAAATCTCAGCGAAGAGATTAATTTAATTGGAAAATATGATTTCATTCAAAGAATTTGGGAGGGTTATGGGCTACTAAAAATTTTTCCAAACAATAGTTATCTGAAGATTGGTTCTTTCACTCCTGCATTCGGAATTCGTCTTGACGATCATACTTCTTACACACAGGGAGGCGATTTTAATTTACTTTTTTCTTCTGGCACTCGTCAAGGGATGATTTACAATCCATTCTATATTGAAACAGGAATCGAAGCAGGCATATATTTTTCTGATTTAGCTTTTTTAACAATGAGTGCTGGACAGAGCAACTTTCCCTTCTTGACCGATCCAACTTATACAACACGAATCGAGTTTACACCTCAACTTGGAAGTATTAATCTCTTGACTGGGGGTTCTTTTGGCGTTTATCGTGATTCTCTAGAAGTAAAAATGATATCCGGGTTTTTTGGATTTGCCATCGGCGAACTGACATTATTAGGTGAGTACGATGTCATTAATAATTATATGTCAAGCCAAACAACGAGCAACGCGATGATGCTGGAAGTCAGTTATAAACTGATGAAAAGCTTAGATGCTGTTTTCAGATATGATCGATTTGTTCCGGTTACAGAAAAAGCTGATTCGAATTTTTCGCATTTAATTATCGGATTTGAATTCCATCCATTCAGTTTTGTAGAAATTCGACCGCAGTATCGAATTAACCTAGAGAATCCCAACTCCATTAAAAATGATGCATTCGTACTGCAGTTTCATTTTTGGTACTAAGAAAAATAGCAAGTTAAAATCGATTTTTAAGTCATTGGTTTGTCGGCGAAGGGAAAGCTAAAATAAAACTAATTTTTCCTTCACTGCTTTCCCTACGTCGTACGAGTCTTCGCTTCTGATGACAAACCTGCCGACTGAGTAAGTTTTGTAACTCTTCTCGGTGCCGGCATAAGTCAATGCATATCTAGACGAAGTTTCTTTAGTTGTAAACTCAAGAATAATTACCGTTTCTTTGTTAATTTTAACCATCCTTCCCTCTTTGCAATTTTGTATGGCTAGAATTGGATAATCCATAACTTCGCCAATTGAAAAATCATTCTCTCGAAGATACTCGAGCATATCTGAAATTGAAGTCTCTTCATGATCAGACCTTTTCCCGCAATAACATAGTAAAAGCGATAATAACAAAATGGAGATGAGATATTTAATTTGAGTTTTCATAAAAAACTTCCTTTAATTTTCTTATTTTGTTTCCCAAAGTTTGAGAAATTCATGCAGTTCGAAAATTACTCATATAAAAATAATAAGTTATTTTGTGAAAAAGTAAGTTTAAATTCAATCGCAGCGGAAGTCGGTACGCCATTTTACGTTTACAGCAAAAAGTCGTGTGTTGACCGATATAATGAGTTTAGAAATTCATTCAACCTTTTGGATTATAAAATATTTTTTGCCGTTAAATCGAATTCCAATCTCTCACTAATGAAACTTTTTTACAGCTTGGGTGCAGGCTTGGATGTGAACTCGGGCGGAGAGTTATTTCGCGCCTTGAAGATCGGAGCCGATCCGAAAGATTTGCTATTTACTGGAGTTGGTAAAACCGAAGATGAAATTATGATGGGATTGCGACACGAAATTTTCTTGTTTAAAGCCGAATCCGTCCAGGAGATGGAATTGATGAACAGACTCGCTATTTCGGAAAATAAGAAAGCACGAATTGCAATTCGAATAAATCCAAACGTCGATCCGAAAACTCATCCGTACATCACCACCGGACTTTATGAGAGCAAATTCGGCATTGATGAAAATGCCGCTATTGAAGCTTTTAAGTTTGCAGTTAATCTATCAAATATTGAAGTTATTGGGATCGATATGCATCTGGGTTCTCAAATCACCGAACTATCTGTCTACCAAGATGCGATAAAAATAGTGAATAAACTGATCCAAAAGCTTCGTGAAACCGGAATTCATTTGACTCACTTTGACATTGGCGGAGGACTTGGTGTGCAATACAACTCAGAATATTCTCCTTCAGCTAAAGAGTTTGCCGATGCAATCTATCCCTTACTTAAAGAATCGAACTGCAAAATTTTCATGGAGCCGGGAAGATATTTGACCGCCGATTCGGGTGCATTAGTTTCGAAAGTTTTATTTACAAAAGAACACCGGGAAAAAAATTTTTTGATCATTGATGCGGCAGTAAATGATTTGCTCCGGCCTGCACTTTACCGTGCATATCATCATATTCTGCCTGTTGAACAATCGAATTCGGAACCAATTATTTACGATGTGGTCGGACCCGTTTGCGAAACCGGAGATTTTCTCGCTTTGGATCGTTCTCTTCAGAAGCTGAACCGAGGTGATTTGATTTCAATTATGTCGTGCGGAGCTTATGGTTCGGTGATGTCTTCAAATTATAATTCAAGAAGACGAGTGCCTGAAGTTATCGTCGACAATGATAAATTTTTTGTCACTAGAGTGAGAGAAACCTATGACGACCTTATCGGCAGAGAACATATTATCGATGAATTAATTCACTAACAAATTAAACGAAACTTTATAATTTTTATACTTGTTTAAGTTTTCAAAAAAGGAGATAAAATGTTTAAATACCTTCTGTCAGTATTTCTAGCATTTCAATTAACAAACTGTGCTGTCGGAGACGAAAAGAATGAGAATGTTACATCCGAGGAAATCTTAAAAGTCGAAAACTTCACGCTCGCCGATGTGAGCGGAAATTATCACTCATTAGAAGAATTCAAGGATTCGAAAGCAATTGTATTGATGTTCATTGCAACTCAATGCCCTATATCAAACGACTACAACGAACGGATGGTCAAGATTTCGGCGGATTTTTCAGCCAAAGGGATTTCATTCATCGGAATAAATTCAAACAAGCAGGAGTCGGTAGATGAAATCCGCGAGCATAACGAGAAGAATAATTTTAACTTTTTGGTTCTTAAAGATGCAAACAATGTCATCGCCGACAAACTACAAGCAACAGTTACTCCGGAAATATACGTCTTGAATTCGGATTTCGAAATTCTCTATCACGGAAGAATTGATGACTCCCGCCGGGCCAACGAAATAAAAAGCAACGATTTAATAAATGCTCTTGAAAATGTTCTCTCCGGAAAAGAAGTTGAAGTGAAAAAGACAAAAGCTTTCGGTTGTACAATAAAAAGGATCTCAAAATGAAAATTGTAAATATGATTTTATTTTTTGCATTTACGATTGCAGTGAATTTTGGATTTTCAGCAGGAATAAAATCGGATACAAATTCCGATTACAAAGTTGAAAAAATAAACCAAAGTTCACTCGAGAAAATCATTAAGAATCGGGATGGCAAAGTTTTATTTCTTAATGTTTGGGCAACTTGGTGTGCACCTTGCAAGGAAGAGTTTCCAGATCTAGTTAAACTGGCTGATAAATACAAAAAATCGAAAGTTGATTTCATTGGATTAAGTGTGGACTTTCCAGATGAAGTTGATTCAAAAATTATTCCATTCCTAAAAAAGAATAAGGCAAATTTTAAAATTTATGTAAATGACTTTGATGACGTCGAAGACTTAATAAACTTCATAAATAAAAAGTGGAACGGAGCCATTCCGGCAACTTTTATTTTTGATAAGACTGGAAAACAACAGAAATACATTCTTGGGATGAGGGATTTCGATGAATTCAACAAAGAGTTAAGTGAAGTACTAAATTACAAGTCCAAATGAAATCAAGCCGAAGAAGATTCTTAAAACAAGTTTCAGTTACTGCCGCGGGATCTTCTTTCATCCCGATTTCTCTAAAAAATGCCGTTGCTGGTGATGGAATTGATATAACACTTCCTCTACTCAAACCGAGACGATTACAACCCAAAAGCAAAATTGGAATTATTGCACCCGCAAGTTTTATCACGCAAAAAGAATTAGACGAGATCATCGAACTGCTAAGCTCACTTGGATATGAAGGAGTTCCGGCAAAAAATGTATTGAATAAATTTGGTTATCTTGGTGGGACTGATAACGATCGAGTGAGCGATATTCATGAAATGTTTTCACGGAATGATATTAACGTAATTCTTTGTGCGCGAGGAGGGTACGGAACTCCGAGAATACTTCCCTACTTGGATTACAAGCTGATAAGAAAAAATCCAAAGATCATAATTGGATACAGCGACATTACTTCGCTTCTGATCGCAATATTTTTGAAATCAAGGATTGTAACTTTCCACGGTCCGGTTGGTATCTCGACTTTCAATGATTTCTCGCTGAAGTATTTCAATGAAATTCTTGTAGAGGGAAAAGAAATTGTTGAAATGTCTTCACCGAATGAACTTCCGCCTCATCGAAATGATTTTAGTTCGGTCAAAGAAGTACTCAAAATCATTCCCGGAAAAGTTGAAGGTGAGTTGATAGGAGGTAATCTTTCATTATTGATTACTCATTTGGGAACCGAGTTCGATTTCGATTTGAAGGACAAAATTCTATTCATTGAAGAAGTCGGTGAAGAGCCATATCGGATTGACAGAATGCTAACCCAACTAATTAACTCTGGAAAATTAAAAGAGTGTGCGGGAATTGCTTTGGGCGTTTTTTCAAACTGTGAACAGAGGAGAGATAATCCAAGTTTTGAAACAACATTCAACTTGCGTGAAGTTTTGATCGACAGATTAAGCTATTTGGACATTCCAGCCATTTACGGTTTATCGTTCGGACATGTAAAAGATAAATTTACAATCCCAATCGGTATCCGAGCTATGCTGAACGTTGATGAAGCAAAACTGACCTTGCTTGAGGCAGCGGTTTCATAAAACGAAATTTCAACATTTATAATCCCATTTTAATAAATAAATCAAATTTTCCAGTAAAATAATCATTCGTTGAAACTCTGCTCTGTGAATTCCCAATTATAATTTCAGAGTAGTAACTTTTAATCTAATTTTCTAACTTTACTCAAAATCAAATGGTGTTAATATGACTTCCATTAAATTTAAAACAAAGTTAAAGTCCAATATTATAAAGATTGAAAATCCTGGTAATCTTCTAGGTAAAGACGTTGAGGTTTGTGTTACCGAAATTCAAACTGATAAATTAAACAAAAAGGAATGGACTGTTCTCGGCGCTCTTTCCCTTAAAGGAATACTCGACAATAAAAACATTAGAGATGCAGCTTATGAATAGTCTCTTTGTGGACACGAATGTTTTCCTTTACGCTCTCGATCAAAATTCAAAATTTCATGATCTGTCGCGAAGAATTTTAGAAAGTCCAAATAACAATCTATTTACTGCAAGTAAAAACTTATCTGAATTATTTGCAGTGACTACTAAATACAAATTTGATCACACAATTGTAAATAGATTTTACTTTGAAATGAAAAAAAACATAACGATCCTTTTTGCCAATTTTAAAAGTCTTTCTATTTTTGAACTTCTATTAGAAAAATATAAACCTATCGGGAATCGTGTTTTCGACATCGAATTAGTTTCAATCATGCTTCTGAATAATATCAATCGGATCGCAACACTTAACCATAAAGATTTTGAGCATATAGATGAGGTCTCAATTATTCATTCAGTTGAATAACAGTGACACCAAAATTTGCTGAAATAGTTTTCCCTCTCCCATTCGAAAAATCTTTTCATTATAAAATTCCGGATGAATTAACAGACCTTGCGAAAATTGGAGTGAGAGCAGTTGCACCATTTGGAAAAAGAATTCTTACTGGTTTCATAATCGGAATTTCTGATAAGCTTGATGTTAGTGTTAAAGAGTTGAAAGCTATTGAAGACATTCTCGACACAAAACCGATTTTCGATGATAAGCTGTTTAAGTTCTCAAAATGGGTTGGTGAATATTATTTCTCTTCACTCGGTGAAGTCTTAAAAGCGGCGGTACCGTATGGTTCGGATGTTGAAAGCAAAAAATCTATTGTTGCCGATTCAGAACCTATCATTGATGAATTAGAAAAACTTGAAAACAAGACTTCAAATTATTCGAAACTTCTCGCCCTTCTATCATCAAAAAAAGAATTTTCAATAAATGAACTCAAAAAGAAATTCAAAGCTACCGGCGGTAAGAACTTAAACTACAATCTCAATAAAGCAGAAGAAAAGGGACTGTGCACTGTTTTTGTCGAAAAGCAAAAACCGAAAGTCGGCATTAAGACAGAAAATTTAATTGAACTAAAGAAAATGTCAGCTGAAGAATTCTCGACAGTTCTTTCAGCAATTGAAAAACGCGCTCCGAAGCAAGTGGATGTTCTCGTTACTCTTTTCACAGCAAAAGATAAATCGATGTTTCAAAAAGATTTGCTCGAAAAGACAAAAGCTTCCACACAAATACTCAAAGCGCTGATTAAGAAAAAACTTATAACAAGTAAAGAAGTTGAAATTAAGCGTGAGTACATTGAAAGCTATGACGAAGAGAAAAAGAGTCTGATCCTAACCGATGAACAGCAAAATGCTTTTAATATTATAAATGAAACGATTGACGGCGGTCAATTCAAAACATTTCTTTTGCATGGAGTTACGGCAAGCGGGAAAACTCAAGTCTACCTTGAACTAATAAATGAAGCATTGAAAAAAGGCAAAACGGCAATTTATTTAGTTCCGGAAATTTCACTTACTCCTCAAGTCATACGAAGAATAAAAAATTATTTCGGCGAGCAGGTTGGCGTGCTTCACAGCCGTTTATCGCTCGGGGAAAGATTCGATGAATGGCGCGCGATCATCAACCAAGAATATAAAATCGTTGTTGGGCCGCGTTCTGCAATTTTCGCTCCGTTGAAAAATGTGGGAATAATAGTCGTAGACGAAGAGCATGATCATTCGTACAAACAGAACGAATCTGTTCCCTTTTATAATGCGAGAGATGCGGCAGTTGTACGAGCTGCGATTGAGAACGCAGTAGTAATTCTCGGCTCGGCTACTCCCTCGATGGAAAGCTATTTCAATGCACAGCAAAAAAAGTACACAATGATCGAACTGAAGAAGCGAATCGATGATGCAATCCTGCCCTCAATTTCTTTTGTAAATCTCATTGAAGAAAAAAAGGAAGAACGGCTGTACGGTGTTTTTTCGCAGACGTTGATCGACCGCATCAAAGATAAAATAGAAAAAAAAGAAAAAGTAATTCTCCTGCAGAACCGCAGAGGATTTGCTACTTACATCATCTGTCCCGATTGCGGTTACACAGAAACCTGCAAAAACTGTTCGGTCACGATGACATATCACTTTTTCAGAAAGGAATATATTTGTCATTACTGCGGCTTCTCGAAAAAAGAAGTGGAAGCTTGTCCGACTTGCGGCAGTCTTGAAATAAAATATAAAGGAGTCGGCACGCAACGTGTTGAAGATGAGCTTGATCAATTAATTCCCGGTTTGCGGATTGCTCGAATGGACTTCGATACAACTTCTCACAAAGGATCGTTCAGTAAAATACTTTCAGAGTTCGCTCAAGGAAATTACGACGTTTTGCTTGGAACTCAAATGGTTGCAAAAGGATTGGACTTCCCGGATGTAACTATGGTTGGAGTAATCTCTGCGGAAGCAAGCTTGATGTTCCCCGATTTTCGGTCGGCTGAAAGGACTTTTCAACTGCTGACTCAAGTTGCCGGTAGATCGGGACGAAGTAAACTTAAAGGTGAAGTTATAATCCAAACTCTCAAACCGGAAAATTACGTTTTGCAATTTGTAAAAAACCACGACTTCAGCGGCTTCTATCTCCAGGAGCTGCAGGAACGCCAAGCAGCTTTTTATCCTCCGTTTTATAAAATTGCTTTGATCGAATTTCGAGGGTTTAATCTTAATCAAGTAAGAAAAAACGCAATCGACTTTTTCAAGCTTATAAAATATGATAAGAACATAGTAACTACATTAAGCCCGACGCCCGCAGCAATTGCAAAGCTGAGCAATCGATATCGCTATCATATAATTTTGAAAAGTAAAAGAACTCTTGACCCATCTGGAATTTATTTACACAAAGTCGTGAAATCAGCGGAGATAGAATTCTTAAAAAAATTCAGAACGACAAGCGTTAAGCTCTTGATCGATATTGATCCGTTAAGCTTGATTTGAGAAAAATCTCACGGAAAAGATAAATGTATTTACTCTAAAAAGTGGGACACATTAATTAATTTATCAGATTAAATGATAATCGTAATTAGTCCCTTCGGAGAATCTTCAACACAAAAAGCCAAATTTGTCTTTGAGACTCCTGTCATAAAATTTCCAAGCTCTTAAAATTTTCCCGATCAGTTGATTATGATATTTTTAAAATGTAAAATGAAAGTGTGTTACTATAACAATAATAACGTAAAATAACGGGGTAACTTATAAAAGCTAAATCATATTTCATTATTAAATTACTACTAATTAATAATCTATTTGGACAATCTGAGCTGCCTCAAAGCAGTGCTGAAAAGTTCAACGAACGCGGATTCAAGCAGAGTAATAGTATAATTTTAGATGGCAGCGAAATAATTACTGAATATGATGGAAATCTATCCGTTCACTATTCCACAAAAGTTAACTTACCAAATGGATTAACCACAGATATAACATTAACATACAATTCTAATGTTGAACATAGAGCATTTCATTATTTTGGAGGGCAGCAGCATGCTGGTTTTATTGTAAATGCACCTGAATGGATAATAGGAGTGAAAGGGATTGCTGTCCAAACTTTAAATTTTGAAAATAATTTTTATTTACAAACCAATAATGGTGG
The sequence above is a segment of the Ignavibacteria bacterium genome. Coding sequences within it:
- a CDS encoding TlpA family protein disulfide reductase, with translation MKIVNMILFFAFTIAVNFGFSAGIKSDTNSDYKVEKINQSSLEKIIKNRDGKVLFLNVWATWCAPCKEEFPDLVKLADKYKKSKVDFIGLSVDFPDEVDSKIIPFLKKNKANFKIYVNDFDDVEDLINFINKKWNGAIPATFIFDKTGKQQKYILGMRDFDEFNKELSEVLNYKSK
- a CDS encoding PAS domain S-box protein; translated protein: MSTSQAELFWLIFIGTLAIVVLVTMIVASIIVYNRKLLRTQNEKLEEIKNREKIYSDLFNNIPDLAYVHSLDGKILRVNSTFEKILGFELAELIGQSLKNIFASEFNEAENYFNHLLDKENSSGIFHIRSSNGSVYAFEYKNSIVQENGRPTAIRGIARDVTEKIKIDKELKQKDSLLQAVADATNELLVTYDYKQSINAFLKILGTATGVDRVYIFENHIHPETNEPSTSQKFEWCKEGVIPQIDNELLQNLPFSDPQAKPLYEKISKGEVYGGIVRTLSQPEQEILSSQEILSVIILPIKIGDKLWGFIGFDDCTNEREWKDAEESILLAAAASIGGLMGLIEVENRLINTNLFLKSILESSSSIAIMTSDLDGRIEYWNSGAEKIFGIAASEAIGRIGRELYLPKDEPKQLEKLLELREILINKKQAVNSEFRCLRKDKSKFWLNTTISPLLDDSNNVSGFCSIGEDIDERKTAEISLKQSEEIFRTVWENSADGMRLLDGSGRIVMVNAAYCYLVQVPAQKLIGKFFNFPYKDSQPEHIDVFQNRFITETFLSRQSVSITLHNGRKVPVELTNSFIRFGKDKKFLLSIFRNMTPHKKAETEIKKSREELRNLSAHLQTIREEERASISREIHDELGQFLTAFNLDLSWIEGMVSNKQRKLKERIKEMSNLINSTIETVQRISTDLRPALLDDLGLIPAIEWQIDEFQKRTGIICKVNIDLFENDFGQEYSTTVFRILQETLTNIARHSQAKNVKITISKKYGNLFLKVEDDGKGIPKESIIDPKSFGLIGMQERASIFEGTVNISSSKGKGTTVTLKIPLINAEEETID
- a CDS encoding response regulator transcription factor; amino-acid sequence: MIKILVADDHVVVREGLIRIIDQTSDLKVVGEAESSIEVLQKIRSIKVDVLLLDLGMPGRGGLEVIKQIKIEYPDLPVLVFSMHPEDQYEVRVLKAGASGYLNKRTPPDQLLNAIRNAHSGKKFLSPIMNEKLATNLRAKPTELPHELLSDREFEVLCFLAAGKRIIDIAQQLGLSSKTITSHRERILKKMKLKTNADLTRYCIEKKISIYS
- the lysA gene encoding diaminopimelate decarboxylase, translating into MQFENYSYKNNKLFCEKVSLNSIAAEVGTPFYVYSKKSCVDRYNEFRNSFNLLDYKIFFAVKSNSNLSLMKLFYSLGAGLDVNSGGELFRALKIGADPKDLLFTGVGKTEDEIMMGLRHEIFLFKAESVQEMELMNRLAISENKKARIAIRINPNVDPKTHPYITTGLYESKFGIDENAAIEAFKFAVNLSNIEVIGIDMHLGSQITELSVYQDAIKIVNKLIQKLRETGIHLTHFDIGGGLGVQYNSEYSPSAKEFADAIYPLLKESNCKIFMEPGRYLTADSGALVSKVLFTKEHREKNFLIIDAAVNDLLRPALYRAYHHILPVEQSNSEPIIYDVVGPVCETGDFLALDRSLQKLNRGDLISIMSCGAYGSVMSSNYNSRRRVPEVIVDNDKFFVTRVRETYDDLIGREHIIDELIH
- a CDS encoding thioredoxin family protein produces the protein MFKYLLSVFLAFQLTNCAVGDEKNENVTSEEILKVENFTLADVSGNYHSLEEFKDSKAIVLMFIATQCPISNDYNERMVKISADFSAKGISFIGINSNKQESVDEIREHNEKNNFNFLVLKDANNVIADKLQATVTPEIYVLNSDFEILYHGRIDDSRRANEIKSNDLINALENVLSGKEVEVKKTKAFGCTIKRISK
- a CDS encoding type II toxin-antitoxin system VapC family toxin; the protein is MQLMNSLFVDTNVFLYALDQNSKFHDLSRRILESPNNNLFTASKNLSELFAVTTKYKFDHTIVNRFYFEMKKNITILFANFKSLSIFELLLEKYKPIGNRVFDIELVSIMLLNNINRIATLNHKDFEHIDEVSIIHSVE
- a CDS encoding LD-carboxypeptidase; protein product: MKSSRRRFLKQVSVTAAGSSFIPISLKNAVAGDGIDITLPLLKPRRLQPKSKIGIIAPASFITQKELDEIIELLSSLGYEGVPAKNVLNKFGYLGGTDNDRVSDIHEMFSRNDINVILCARGGYGTPRILPYLDYKLIRKNPKIIIGYSDITSLLIAIFLKSRIVTFHGPVGISTFNDFSLKYFNEILVEGKEIVEMSSPNELPPHRNDFSSVKEVLKIIPGKVEGELIGGNLSLLITHLGTEFDFDLKDKILFIEEVGEEPYRIDRMLTQLINSGKLKECAGIALGVFSNCEQRRDNPSFETTFNLREVLIDRLSYLDIPAIYGLSFGHVKDKFTIPIGIRAMLNVDEAKLTLLEAAVS